Proteins encoded in a region of the Verrucomicrobiota bacterium genome:
- a CDS encoding class I SAM-dependent methyltransferase codes for MKNKYGIQKISSEADFHDRWASEINEEEIDVISSFTGSTSPENRYLISFLGNLQGKRILELGCGAGENSIYFALQGANVTATDISEGMLEKTNRLAKKYGVKIDTHKMDAMNITFENDAFDVVYAANTLHHVDTPTAIHEIHRVLKPGGFMCTWDPLCHNPIINIYRRMATKVRTIDEHPLSINIIDSIRAKFSHLDYETFWFFSLWIFLRFYLIEKIHPNDQRYWKKIVLEEKRLRPLYYKLERFDLLVKKIPFVKRFGWNIALAARK; via the coding sequence GTGAAAAATAAATACGGCATTCAAAAAATTAGTTCAGAAGCTGATTTCCACGATCGTTGGGCTTCAGAAATTAATGAGGAGGAAATTGATGTAATTTCATCCTTCACAGGATCTACAAGTCCCGAAAACAGATATCTAATTTCATTTTTGGGAAATCTTCAAGGCAAACGTATTTTAGAATTAGGTTGTGGTGCTGGAGAAAACAGCATCTATTTTGCACTTCAGGGAGCAAATGTTACTGCCACGGACATTTCTGAAGGAATGTTAGAAAAAACAAATCGTTTAGCTAAAAAATATGGCGTTAAAATCGATACCCACAAGATGGATGCAATGAATATCACATTTGAGAATGATGCTTTCGATGTAGTCTATGCAGCCAATACTTTACACCATGTAGATACACCTACTGCGATCCATGAAATTCACCGCGTACTCAAACCTGGAGGATTTATGTGCACTTGGGACCCATTGTGCCATAATCCAATCATTAATATATACAGGAGAATGGCTACAAAAGTACGTACAATTGATGAACATCCGCTTTCCATCAATATCATTGATTCTATCCGGGCAAAGTTCAGCCATCTAGATTATGAAACTTTTTGGTTTTTTAGTTTGTGGATTTTTTTACGTTTCTACCTTATTGAAAAAATCCATCCAAACGATCAAAGATATTGGAAGAAAATCGTATTGGAAGAAAAACGTTTACGTCCACTCTATTATAAACTTGAGCGATTTGATCTTCTCGTTAAAAAAATACCATTTGTTAAACGTTTCGGTTGGAACATAGCATTGGCTGCAAGAAAGTAG
- a CDS encoding glycosyltransferase family 39 protein: protein MHKNIVGILSKYSRIIDFGLISAAVLLAFSSLILQYKLITTPLPLEIREGLMPLVTGIILDGYSPYQKEFLPLYLNVYGLGYNLVSACFALIFGNTFLVHRTVTAISILLLTLLTWTVIRRLHVSLVYTIAASCILYAILVGQYSNAARPDYLGALFFWSSIYLAGFHQNRIKVLLLSVILGVAAFYTKPYFGLFMPAVTMGLLCVGQRINAIIYLICSILLLILTGIFFQSQWPAYFYSTIQIHLNTNEASTAHLIPQIRDYVVIHWGLIVILICGLYLIYVKVNRGISGRILLRHWKSKFYSKSYGIYNSLYYIIIIFIFLCCASIWLSRNTGNYLIYFIQLCSPVLIVTSIYFSDKYNRLLGKLILTFYIVFLQMDMPNVPVYSQQYDEEIRSLINDKSLLCSSLAYYSLTTQADIYNAGSTEYFYSPLINSSENQFINERLIVSKFEHGIIENIKNKVYEKAFVESSYPSLMPKNIQDALMANYRSNRTYFIPFHYSYWRNRSLFGSGEISITIWEPITNTRDATFK, encoded by the coding sequence TTGGCCTTCTCTTCATTAATTCTTCAATATAAATTGATTACGACACCATTGCCCCTTGAGATTAGGGAAGGGCTAATGCCTTTGGTGACAGGGATCATATTGGATGGTTATAGTCCATATCAAAAAGAGTTTTTACCTTTATATTTAAATGTCTATGGGTTGGGTTATAATCTGGTTTCTGCATGTTTTGCCCTTATTTTTGGGAATACTTTTCTCGTTCATAGAACAGTCACTGCTATATCAATCTTGCTCCTTACTCTCCTTACCTGGACTGTGATCAGAAGGCTGCATGTGTCTCTGGTTTATACGATAGCAGCAAGTTGTATTCTTTATGCGATTTTAGTCGGACAATATTCCAATGCGGCAAGGCCTGATTATCTAGGCGCTCTCTTTTTTTGGTCGAGCATCTATTTAGCAGGATTTCATCAAAACCGAATAAAAGTACTCCTTTTGAGCGTTATTTTAGGAGTAGCAGCATTCTATACAAAACCCTATTTCGGTCTTTTCATGCCAGCTGTGACAATGGGTCTTTTGTGTGTAGGACAGAGAATTAATGCGATAATATATTTGATCTGTAGTATATTATTATTGATATTAACCGGCATATTTTTTCAAAGTCAATGGCCGGCATATTTCTACTCGACCATACAAATACACTTAAATACAAATGAGGCTTCGACAGCCCATTTAATTCCACAAATAAGAGATTATGTTGTTATTCATTGGGGATTAATAGTGATTTTAATATGTGGATTATATTTAATTTATGTAAAAGTGAACAGAGGTATCAGTGGAAGGATTTTATTACGCCACTGGAAAAGTAAATTCTATTCCAAAAGTTACGGAATTTATAATAGTTTATATTACATTATTATCATTTTTATTTTTCTCTGTTGTGCGAGTATTTGGCTCAGTAGAAATACTGGCAATTATCTGATATACTTTATTCAGCTTTGTTCTCCCGTGTTGATAGTCACGAGTATTTACTTTTCTGATAAATATAATCGTCTTCTTGGAAAACTTATTCTCACTTTTTATATAGTTTTTCTGCAAATGGATATGCCAAATGTGCCCGTATATTCTCAACAGTATGATGAAGAAATCAGAAGTTTAATTAATGATAAATCACTTTTGTGCTCTAGTTTGGCTTATTATTCATTAACTACACAAGCTGACATTTATAATGCTGGGTCTACCGAATATTTTTATTCACCATTGATCAATTCCAGTGAGAACCAATTTATTAATGAACGGCTTATTGTTTCAAAATTTGAACACGGGATTATAGAAAATATAAAAAACAAGGTCTATGAAAAAGCCTTTGTTGAAAGTAGTTACCCGTCCTTAATGCCGAAAAATATTCAGGATGCATTAATGGCGAATTATCGTTCAAATCGGACATACTTTATTCCTTTCCATTATTCATACTGGAGAAATAGAAGTTTATTTGGTTCTGGTGAAATTAGTATTACCATTTGGGAACCTATAACAAACACTAGAGATGCGACCTTCAAATAG